The following nucleotide sequence is from Hylaeus volcanicus isolate JK05 chromosome 3, UHH_iyHylVolc1.0_haploid, whole genome shotgun sequence.
ATGCCGAGATCTTCCATTTGTTCCTTGAGTTTCGACACTGACCTATCTCGTGTCTTGGCCGTGGCTGTACGAGGTATCACAGGTTTCGTAGAAGCTTTTTGAATTCGCGCTTCATCCTTCATGATTGCTTTCTTTTCGCGAATTTGTTTAGCTAATTGCACGATCTCCTGCATCGTGGTGGTCAATTCGGGCACTTTGTAATCGTACATGCCAGCTTCCTCTCGAAGCATTTCTTCCCTTTCGAGTTGAttcaatttctcaaatatATCTGGATCGATGTAATCGGCGATATTATGTCCTTCCCATATTTCTGGAATGATATCATATTTCTGATCTCCCTCTATATCATAATTCTTCTTCAAATCAAGCACGTAATCATCTCCcatttcttcttcaatttcccgctccaattttcgttttttcttcgCCTGTTCTTCAGCTGCTAGTTTCTTCTTCAAAACACTCTCTGGGATACAAGGAGCGCGTATTTTCTCGTCTCTGGGTATTGGTTGCGCGACATGTAAACGATTAAGTAATCCTTCTACCTTCTTCGTTCGTATTTTCTGATCAACACGGAAAGCCAATAGACGTTCGCACGCCTGTATTTTGACATCCATTACTCCAAAGTCTGTAATTGTACTCATTTCCAATACAGGTATGTCTTTCGCCTccaatgattttaaaatttctcgtttctcaGACGGAAGTTCGTCTAAACGTAACACATCTACTTTGTTTGCCACTACTGTTAAAGGTTTGTTAACAAACAGCGGTTTGATggattcaaataatttcacttgATCTTCCAAGGTATGGCCACATTGCTCAGATATATcacaaaaataaagtacagCTGCACGCAAATGGGCAAGTGCTGTTATAGCCTGCATTTCTATAACATTCCTCTCTTCCAATGGATGATCCAAAATTCCAGGTGTGTCAACTACTTGCCATCTCAAGTATTTATAATCCATGTGACCAACATATAATGACTTTGTTGTAAATGCATATGGTTGAACTTCAACATCAGCACGAGTaatctataataaaagaaaaatgttatatatgCTCCACTTAAAACTTCATATTCATAGTCAATAAAGATAATGTTCCAATCACCTTATTTATAAAACTGCTTTTACCAACATTTGGAAAACcacatattataattgtacGTGTGTAAGGATCTATGCTAGGCAAACGAGCCAAATGCTGTCTAACTTGCTCCAAATATGCTAGATTAGCAGCCTGCCTTT
It contains:
- the LOC128874024 gene encoding nucleolar GTP-binding protein 1, which gives rise to MGLYNFKKIAVVPTAKDFIDIILSKTQRKTPTVIHKNYKITRIRAFYVRKVKFTQQNFHDRLSQIIQDFPKLDDVHPFYADLMNVLYDKDHYKLALGQINIARHLIDTVAKDYVRLLKYGDSLYRCKQLKKAALGRMATIMKRQAANLAYLEQVRQHLARLPSIDPYTRTIIICGFPNVGKSSFINKITRADVEVQPYAFTTKSLYVGHMDYKYLRWQVVDTPGILDHPLEERNVIEMQAITALAHLRAAVLYFCDISEQCGHTLEDQVKLFESIKPLFVNKPLTVVANKVDVLRLDELPSEKREILKSLEAKDIPVLEMSTITDFGVMDVKIQACERLLAFRVDQKIRTKKVEGLLNRLHVAQPIPRDEKIRAPCIPESVLKKKLAAEEQAKKKRKLEREIEEEMGDDYVLDLKKNYDIEGDQKYDIIPEIWEGHNIADYIDPDIFEKLNQLEREEMLREEAGMYDYKVPELTTTMQEIVQLAKQIREKKAIMKDEARIQKASTKPVIPRTATAKTRDRSVSKLKEQMEDLGIDMEETEDAHFTKTRGRSRSLSQPARKRMRLDTVSQSRARSSSRPARDDMGVKDVAMKTKLKNIAHKALKKKIARKGMKGEGDRFIGTKMPKHLFSGKRGVGKTDRR